One genomic region from Leptospira inadai serovar Lyme str. 10 encodes:
- a CDS encoding protein kinase, giving the protein MRYTSVELENLIQEAASGEKFPLAKLITELEKPDSFEFRKILFQKLEEQGFTEKKALTIGLTGTPGAGKSSLLGEFSTEFLKAFPEKKMAIVAIDPSSHISGGSLLGDRTRLSLPPREKRLYFRSQPSQLELGGVNPYTYHVIRLLRCFFDFVFVETVGIGQNEIEVSKLADVSFLVLVPLGGDQIQFMKSGIMEVPNAFILNKCDEESLAMASYHTLTNTLEFLRDLTPGGAIPPVFMTSVKTKRGIQELLQYIVSRTPGSKRDLETATQVRKWIKTEFGNFGLQVLSNIRFPANLSFEQCEALALAEVRKKLKD; this is encoded by the coding sequence GTGCGGTACACCTCTGTAGAACTCGAAAATTTAATTCAGGAAGCCGCTTCGGGAGAGAAATTTCCTCTGGCGAAGCTGATCACCGAATTAGAGAAGCCGGATTCATTCGAATTTCGTAAAATACTTTTTCAAAAGTTGGAAGAGCAAGGCTTCACCGAAAAAAAAGCCCTGACCATAGGCTTAACCGGGACACCCGGAGCGGGAAAATCCTCCTTATTGGGAGAATTCTCCACGGAATTCCTGAAGGCGTTTCCGGAAAAGAAAATGGCGATCGTCGCGATAGATCCGTCCAGCCATATCAGCGGCGGGTCCCTCCTAGGAGATAGGACCCGGCTTTCTCTTCCTCCCAGAGAAAAGAGGCTTTATTTCCGGTCCCAACCTAGTCAATTAGAATTGGGCGGAGTCAATCCTTATACGTATCACGTTATCCGCCTTTTACGTTGCTTTTTCGATTTCGTTTTTGTGGAGACCGTAGGCATCGGGCAAAATGAGATCGAAGTGTCCAAGTTAGCGGACGTATCCTTTTTAGTTCTCGTTCCTCTCGGCGGAGATCAAATTCAATTTATGAAAAGCGGCATCATGGAAGTCCCGAACGCCTTTATCTTGAATAAATGCGACGAGGAATCCTTGGCGATGGCCAGCTATCATACATTGACGAATACTCTCGAATTTTTGCGGGACCTCACTCCCGGAGGAGCCATACCGCCCGTCTTTATGACCAGCGTAAAGACAAAGCGGGGCATCCAAGAATTATTGCAATATATCGTATCCCGAACTCCCGGCTCCAAGAGAGATCTCGAAACCGCAACGCAGGTGAGAAAATGGATCAAAACCGAATTCGGAAATTTCGGCTTACAAGTTCTCTCGAACATTCGATTTCCGGCAAACTTGTCCTTTGAACAATGCGAAGCGCTGGCCTTAGCGGAAGTGCGTAAAAAATTGAAGGATTGA
- a CDS encoding protein meaA gives MERKDHILYDKSGNPSKEPAWIFRTYAGHTNAKESNELFRENLSKGQTGLSIAFDLPTQCGYSSDHPIARPEIGKVGVPINTLEDFRILFDQIPIEEMNTSMTINGTSMWLLSLYVALAEERGEDVTKLQGTTQNDIIKEYLARGTYIFPPEHSIRIIVDMYEYCLKKIPKWNPSNICSYHLQEAGATPVQELAFALATAIAILDAIKDRNCFTHEEFEQCVGRISFFVNAGIRFIEEMCKMRAFTEMWDRITAQNYEVKNEKFRRFRYGVQVNSLGLTEEQPENNAWRILIEALGVTLSKDARCRALQLPAWNEALSLPRPWDQQWSLRLQQVLAYETDLLEYPDLFEGSTVVASKVKELIENATKEIEKIKEMGGAIKAIDNGYMKTQLVKSQAERLAKINNNELIIVGKNKWQEGTPSPLTNDSDGGVFKVDPKSAEQTLKVLADVKAKRDPKRVAESLTRLEEDAKNGKNLMYASIECAKALVSTGEWADVLRKVFGEYRPATGVEGQKLNLETDKVTRVRSKVEKFLKDTGARPKIVVGKPGLDGHSNGAEMIAVSAKHAGFDVIYSGIRLTPEDIVQSAVEENANVIGVSILSGSHVELARQIFEELKHYKADIPVVFGGIIPQSDFEALTKIGVKAIFTPKDYDLMDVMERIIDILSKAPVAA, from the coding sequence ATGGAAAGAAAAGATCATATCCTTTACGATAAAAGTGGGAACCCTAGTAAGGAACCGGCTTGGATTTTCAGAACCTACGCCGGACATACGAATGCAAAGGAATCCAACGAGCTTTTCCGCGAAAACCTTTCGAAAGGCCAAACCGGACTTTCCATCGCTTTTGACCTCCCGACACAATGTGGCTATAGCTCGGATCATCCGATCGCGAGACCTGAAATCGGTAAAGTGGGAGTTCCCATCAACACTTTAGAAGACTTCCGAATCTTATTCGACCAAATTCCGATCGAAGAGATGAATACTTCGATGACGATCAACGGTACTTCAATGTGGTTATTATCGCTTTACGTAGCTTTGGCGGAAGAAAGAGGCGAGGACGTCACCAAACTTCAGGGCACGACGCAAAACGACATAATCAAGGAATATCTTGCGAGAGGAACATACATATTCCCGCCCGAGCATTCGATTCGAATCATCGTGGACATGTACGAATATTGCCTGAAGAAAATTCCGAAATGGAACCCTTCCAATATCTGTTCCTATCATTTGCAGGAAGCCGGAGCCACTCCGGTTCAAGAACTCGCATTTGCTCTCGCCACAGCCATCGCGATACTGGACGCAATCAAAGATAGAAATTGTTTTACTCACGAGGAATTCGAGCAATGCGTCGGACGAATTTCCTTTTTCGTAAACGCCGGGATCCGCTTTATCGAGGAAATGTGCAAAATGCGCGCCTTCACGGAAATGTGGGACCGGATCACTGCGCAGAACTACGAGGTGAAGAACGAGAAATTCCGTCGTTTTCGTTACGGAGTGCAAGTGAACTCCCTAGGTTTAACGGAAGAGCAACCGGAAAATAACGCCTGGAGAATTCTAATCGAAGCTCTCGGTGTGACTCTAAGCAAGGACGCTCGTTGTCGCGCTCTCCAACTTCCTGCTTGGAATGAGGCGCTCTCCCTCCCCCGCCCTTGGGACCAACAATGGTCTCTTCGTTTGCAGCAGGTGCTCGCGTACGAAACCGATCTTTTGGAATATCCCGACTTGTTCGAAGGATCGACGGTCGTAGCAAGCAAGGTCAAGGAATTGATCGAGAATGCAACGAAGGAAATCGAAAAAATCAAAGAGATGGGCGGCGCAATCAAAGCGATTGATAACGGGTATATGAAGACTCAACTCGTTAAATCACAGGCGGAGAGACTCGCTAAAATTAATAATAACGAACTCATCATCGTAGGAAAAAACAAATGGCAGGAGGGAACTCCCTCACCTCTTACGAACGATTCCGATGGAGGCGTCTTTAAAGTGGATCCGAAATCGGCGGAACAAACTCTTAAAGTATTGGCGGACGTAAAAGCGAAACGTGATCCTAAAAGAGTCGCCGAATCTTTAACAAGATTGGAAGAGGATGCTAAGAACGGTAAAAACCTAATGTATGCCTCCATCGAGTGTGCAAAAGCCTTGGTTTCTACGGGAGAATGGGCCGACGTATTGCGGAAAGTGTTCGGAGAATACAGACCGGCTACCGGCGTAGAGGGACAGAAATTAAATCTGGAAACGGATAAGGTGACTCGTGTCCGTTCCAAAGTGGAAAAGTTCCTGAAAGATACCGGCGCTCGTCCGAAAATCGTCGTCGGCAAACCGGGATTAGACGGACATTCCAACGGCGCCGAAATGATCGCAGTCTCCGCGAAGCATGCCGGATTCGACGTGATCTATTCCGGAATTCGTCTGACTCCGGAGGATATAGTTCAGTCTGCCGTGGAGGAAAACGCGAATGTTATCGGCGTATCCATTCTATCGGGATCTCATGTGGAGTTGGCTCGACAGATCTTTGAAGAATTAAAGCATTATAAAGCGGATATTCCGGTGGTCTTCGGCGGAATCATTCCTCAGTCCGATTTTGAAGCGCTCACCAAAATCGGTGTCAAAGCGATATTTACGCCGAAAGATTACGATCTAATGGACGTTATGGAACGTATCATCGATATTCTTTCCAAGGCTCCCGTCGCCGCCTAA
- a CDS encoding class I SAM-dependent methyltransferase, with translation MISGRKGKKDSDYIAYGANGQPFEKSYWKEIYGTGVDVDASFNAREHAKYIKSLMELMQIPVYSLADFGFGKALLLKEMAKAFQPGRIFGIDPSEEMIDAIGSQKWIRGYNLSFLHSTIQEMDPKYFTGAPFDLGICNSVVQYIEKGELKGVFGKLHSIVRYLYFTVPTKNDYARMKKEIYFSDPFAHERNKEFYEKLIRPYFRRVAFNLLESRIVQNSQFSDEFFSDP, from the coding sequence ATGATCTCGGGAAGGAAGGGTAAAAAAGACAGCGATTACATCGCCTACGGAGCCAACGGTCAACCGTTCGAAAAATCTTATTGGAAGGAAATCTATGGAACGGGGGTGGACGTAGACGCTTCGTTTAACGCAAGGGAACATGCGAAATATATTAAGTCCTTGATGGAATTGATGCAGATTCCCGTTTATAGCCTGGCCGACTTCGGTTTCGGAAAAGCCTTACTCCTGAAGGAAATGGCAAAAGCCTTTCAACCCGGTAGAATTTTCGGGATCGATCCTTCCGAAGAGATGATCGACGCGATCGGATCGCAAAAATGGATTCGAGGTTATAACCTTTCCTTTTTACATAGCACGATTCAAGAGATGGATCCGAAATATTTTACGGGAGCTCCCTTTGATCTGGGAATTTGTAATTCCGTCGTTCAATATATAGAGAAGGGCGAGCTAAAAGGAGTATTCGGGAAACTCCACTCGATCGTTCGTTATCTGTATTTTACGGTACCGACTAAGAACGACTATGCGCGAATGAAAAAAGAAATTTACTTTTCCGATCCTTTTGCACACGAACGAAACAAAGAATTTTACGAAAAATTGATTCGTCCGTATTTCAGGCGAGTCGCTTTCAATCTCCTGGAAAGTAGAATCGTGCAGAATTCGCAGTTTAGCGACGAATTCTTTTCCGATCCTTGA